A part of Miscanthus floridulus cultivar M001 chromosome 6, ASM1932011v1, whole genome shotgun sequence genomic DNA contains:
- the LOC136458078 gene encoding uncharacterized protein, whose protein sequence is MASTGRSMLLSLLLFAVTLSLLEMYRAKFASSELMTIAGGFVCSLLFLLLLTFIGNYQEASGDRTGWGAVVVAQLVALIVAGTVHRVCITTCFLFSAGLLYEVDKLSGMILARSDSKVRRH, encoded by the exons ATGGCGAGCACAGGGCGGTCGATGCTGCTGTCCCTGCTGCTCTTCGCAGTGACGCTGTCACTGCTGGAGATGTACAGAGCCAAGTTCGCCTCGTCGGAGCTCATGACCATCGCCGGTGGATTCGTCTGCTCCCTCCTCTTCCTGCTACTCCTCACC TTTATTGGAAACTACCAAGAAGCTAGTGGAGATAGAACTGGGTGGGGTGCAG TTGTTGTAGCACAACTTGTAGCTCTTATTGTAGCTGGCACTGTCCACCGTGTCTGTATCACAACATG CTTCCTGTTTTCAGCCGGACTCCTTTACGAGGTTGACAAGCTCTCTGGCATGATCCTTGCAAGGAGTGATTCTAAGGTGAGGCGGCACTAA